The following are encoded together in the Streptomyces sp. NBC_00358 genome:
- the pspAB gene encoding PspA-associated protein PspAB produces MGFLDILLGRSKPAAPDLDQLFGLPSAAVTLQAAAGFVPTGTGAVCFASVEGAAFAGAQQEAQALLDADSERTGSPVELSRDEYGYSWLVSRREPDDLPALVSDLHAVNTALEGTGFGPQLLCSVVGFRDGGQRRLDLVYLYKRGTFFPFAPLAGEAERRDNALELQIKAALGDDLRIEQDLARWFPIWGAPGL; encoded by the coding sequence ATGGGGTTCCTGGACATCCTGCTCGGCCGCAGCAAGCCCGCAGCGCCGGATCTCGACCAGCTCTTCGGGCTTCCGTCGGCGGCGGTGACGCTCCAGGCGGCGGCCGGGTTCGTCCCGACCGGCACGGGCGCGGTGTGCTTCGCGTCCGTCGAGGGCGCGGCCTTCGCCGGGGCGCAGCAGGAGGCGCAGGCCCTGCTCGACGCGGACTCCGAGCGGACGGGTTCCCCGGTGGAACTCAGCAGGGACGAGTACGGATACTCGTGGCTCGTCTCCCGCCGTGAGCCCGACGACCTGCCCGCGCTGGTGAGCGATCTGCACGCGGTCAACACCGCGCTGGAGGGCACCGGCTTCGGGCCTCAGCTGCTCTGTTCCGTGGTGGGTTTCCGGGACGGCGGACAGCGCCGGCTCGACCTCGTCTATCTGTACAAACGCGGAACCTTCTTCCCCTTCGCGCCGCTCGCCGGCGAGGCCGAGCGGCGCGACAACGCGCTGGAGCTCCAGATCAAGGCGGCGCTCGGCGACGACCTGCGTATCGAGCAGGATCTCGCCCGCTGGTTCCCGATCTGGGGTGCCCCGGGACTGTGA
- a CDS encoding winged helix-turn-helix domain-containing protein, whose amino-acid sequence MATTRSFSSVATASTPSTTPGRHRLRAVDRDEVLDVAEFLPPGATWLPAPQHALPVLPGQPPMIGYLVLVPADQQPLLPVGLTGRTEQRTATDDGADPLVRIDTVQRTAEVDGQVLDLTYLEFELLAHLVQNPHRVHTRDQLVSTVWGYGHVGDGRTVDVHVARLRRKLGAQHRLAIQTVRRVGYKYTPPTGR is encoded by the coding sequence ATGGCGACCACTCGTTCCTTCTCCTCCGTCGCGACGGCCTCCACCCCTTCCACCACTCCCGGACGGCACCGGCTGCGTGCCGTCGACCGGGACGAGGTGCTGGACGTCGCCGAGTTCCTGCCGCCGGGCGCCACCTGGCTGCCCGCCCCCCAGCACGCTCTGCCGGTCCTGCCGGGACAGCCGCCGATGATCGGCTACCTGGTCCTCGTGCCGGCGGACCAGCAGCCCCTGCTGCCGGTCGGCCTGACGGGCCGTACCGAGCAGCGGACCGCCACCGACGACGGCGCCGATCCCCTGGTGCGCATCGACACCGTGCAGCGCACCGCCGAGGTCGACGGGCAGGTGCTGGACCTCACCTACCTGGAGTTCGAGCTGCTCGCGCATCTGGTGCAGAACCCGCACCGGGTGCACACCCGCGACCAGTTGGTCTCCACGGTGTGGGGCTACGGGCACGTCGGCGACGGACGGACCGTCGACGTCCACGTGGCCCGACTGCGCCGCAAGCTCGGCGCCCAGCACCGCCTGGCGATCCAGACGGTGCGCCGGGTGGGGTACAAGTACACCCCTCCGACCGGCCGTTGA
- a CDS encoding NAD-dependent epimerase/dehydratase family protein codes for MLGGTEFVGRAVVEAALVRGWEVTVLHRGRHEPPAGVRSLLGDRTVPDGLAALAGTADTWDAVVDTWSAGPRPVRDAARLLAGRVSRHVYVSSCSVYTWPRPAGYTEDTPLVDGASAGADATDYARDKRGGELAAVEAFGPERSLLVRSGLILGPYENIGRLPWWLNRIAAGGPVLAPGPRDLPLQYVDVRDLAEWTLGAVEAELGGAYNLAGPTGHSTMGALLDACVEATGARAELRWTDPEAVLGAGIEPWTQLPLWVPAGSEGHAAMYSMDVSRALRTGLRCRPVRETVAGTWDWLGSLGGPAPRRADRPAVGLDPVVEAKVLGI; via the coding sequence ATGCTGGGCGGTACGGAGTTCGTGGGGCGCGCCGTCGTGGAGGCGGCGCTCGTCCGGGGGTGGGAGGTGACCGTCCTCCACCGCGGACGGCACGAACCCCCCGCCGGAGTGCGGTCGTTGCTCGGCGACCGCACCGTTCCGGACGGGCTCGCGGCGCTCGCCGGCACCGCGGACACCTGGGACGCCGTCGTCGACACCTGGTCGGCGGGGCCGCGGCCCGTCCGGGACGCGGCCCGTCTGCTGGCCGGGCGGGTGTCCCGCCATGTGTATGTGTCGAGCTGCTCGGTGTACACGTGGCCCCGCCCGGCCGGGTACACCGAGGACACCCCACTGGTGGACGGGGCCTCGGCCGGCGCGGACGCGACCGACTACGCCCGGGACAAGCGGGGCGGGGAGCTGGCCGCCGTCGAGGCCTTCGGCCCGGAACGCTCGCTGCTCGTGCGGTCCGGACTGATCCTCGGACCGTACGAGAACATCGGGCGGCTGCCGTGGTGGCTGAACCGGATCGCGGCGGGCGGCCCCGTGCTCGCTCCCGGACCGCGCGATCTGCCGCTCCAGTACGTCGACGTCCGCGACCTCGCGGAGTGGACGCTCGGAGCGGTGGAGGCGGAACTCGGCGGGGCGTACAACCTGGCCGGTCCTACGGGGCACAGCACGATGGGGGCACTGCTCGACGCGTGCGTGGAGGCGACCGGGGCGCGGGCCGAGCTCCGCTGGACGGACCCCGAGGCCGTGCTCGGCGCCGGGATCGAGCCGTGGACGCAGTTGCCGCTGTGGGTACCGGCCGGGAGCGAGGGTCATGCCGCCATGTACTCGATGGACGTCTCCCGCGCCCTGCGGACGGGGCTGCGGTGCCGGCCCGTCCGGGAGACCGTGGCCGGCACCTGGGACTGGCTCGGTTCGCTCGGCGGGCCGGCGCCGCGGCGCGCCGACCGGCCGGCGGTGGGACTCGATCCCGTGGTGGAGGCGAAGGTGCTCGGAATCTGA
- the htpX gene encoding zinc metalloprotease HtpX, with the protein MQSRFRNDRQLTVRMTVTLFLLGLLYVAFVAALIVLLKSWVLVVVIAAGVLIAQYWFSDRIALYAMHGRIVEREEYPQLHGVVDRLCAVADMPKPLVAVSDIDMPNAFATGRNADHAVLCVTTGLLRRLEPDELEGVLAHELSHVAHKDVAVITVASFLGVLAGLIVRFAFYSQLFGGRGRKDQNTVAIFMAVMAVSAAVYAISFMLIRALSRYRELAADRSAALLTGRPSALASALTKVTGDIGRIPTKDLRTAQAFNAFYFTPALGAQPGIANLFSTHPSLEQRLAQLARISVELGEPATPDANAPTSGEAV; encoded by the coding sequence ATGCAGAGCCGATTCCGGAACGATCGGCAGCTGACCGTGCGGATGACGGTCACGCTGTTCCTGCTCGGATTGCTGTACGTGGCCTTCGTCGCCGCGCTGATCGTGTTGCTGAAGTCGTGGGTGCTGGTCGTCGTGATCGCGGCCGGGGTGCTCATCGCGCAGTACTGGTTCTCGGACCGGATCGCGCTGTACGCCATGCACGGGCGGATCGTGGAACGCGAGGAGTATCCCCAGCTGCACGGCGTGGTCGACCGGCTGTGCGCCGTGGCCGACATGCCCAAGCCGCTCGTCGCCGTGTCGGACATCGACATGCCGAACGCGTTCGCCACGGGACGCAACGCCGATCACGCGGTGCTGTGCGTCACCACCGGGCTGCTGCGCCGCCTGGAGCCCGACGAACTCGAAGGCGTCCTCGCGCACGAGCTGTCGCACGTGGCGCACAAGGACGTCGCCGTGATCACCGTGGCGTCGTTCCTCGGAGTGCTCGCCGGGCTGATCGTGCGGTTCGCGTTCTACTCGCAGCTCTTCGGCGGGCGGGGCCGCAAGGACCAGAACACCGTCGCCATCTTCATGGCGGTGATGGCGGTGTCCGCGGCCGTGTACGCCATCAGCTTCATGCTGATCAGGGCCCTGTCCCGGTACCGCGAGCTGGCCGCCGACCGCTCCGCCGCCCTGCTCACCGGCCGCCCCTCGGCGCTGGCGTCCGCGCTGACCAAGGTGACCGGGGACATCGGCCGGATCCCGACGAAGGACCTGCGGACCGCGCAGGCCTTCAACGCCTTCTACTTCACCCCCGCGCTCGGCGCCCAGCCCGGCATCGCCAACCTCTTCTCCACCCACCCGAGCCTGGAGCAGCGGCTCGCGCAACTGGCCCGCATCTCCGTCGAGCTGGGCGAACCGGCGACCCCGGACGCGAACGCCCCCACTAGCGGAGAGGCCGTCTGA
- the glnII gene encoding glutamine synthetase encodes MSFKAEYIWIDGTEPTAKLRSKTKILADDAKGAELPIWGFDGSSTNQAEGHASDRVLKPVASFPDPIRGGDDILVMCEVLNIDMTPHESNTRAALAEVAEKFAAQESIFGIEQEYTFFKGARPLGFPEGGFPAAQGGYYCGVGADEIFGRDVVEAHLDNCLKAGLGISGINAEVMPGQWEFQVGPLAPLEVSDQLWVARWLLYRTAEDFGVSATLDPKPVKGDWNGAGAHTNFSTKAMREGYDAIITACESLGEGSKPMDHVKNYGAGIDDRLTGLHETAPWNEYSYGVSDRGASVRIPWQVEKDGKGYIEDRRPNANVDPYVVTRLIVDTCCTALEKAGQV; translated from the coding sequence GTGAGCTTCAAGGCTGAGTACATCTGGATCGACGGCACCGAGCCGACGGCCAAGCTCCGTTCCAAGACGAAGATCCTGGCCGACGACGCCAAGGGTGCCGAGCTGCCGATCTGGGGCTTCGACGGCTCCTCGACGAACCAGGCCGAGGGTCACGCCTCGGACCGCGTACTCAAGCCCGTGGCCAGCTTCCCGGACCCGATCCGCGGCGGCGACGACATCCTCGTCATGTGCGAGGTCCTCAACATCGACATGACGCCGCACGAGTCCAACACCCGTGCCGCGCTGGCCGAGGTCGCGGAGAAGTTCGCCGCGCAGGAGTCGATCTTCGGCATCGAGCAGGAGTACACCTTCTTCAAGGGTGCGCGCCCGCTCGGCTTCCCCGAGGGCGGCTTCCCGGCCGCGCAGGGCGGCTACTACTGCGGTGTCGGCGCGGACGAGATCTTCGGCCGTGACGTCGTCGAGGCGCACCTGGACAACTGCCTCAAGGCGGGCCTCGGCATCTCCGGCATCAACGCCGAGGTCATGCCCGGTCAGTGGGAGTTCCAGGTCGGCCCGCTGGCGCCGCTGGAGGTCTCGGACCAGCTCTGGGTCGCCCGCTGGCTGCTCTACCGCACCGCCGAGGACTTCGGTGTCTCCGCGACGCTGGACCCGAAGCCGGTGAAGGGCGACTGGAACGGCGCGGGCGCGCACACCAACTTCTCCACCAAGGCCATGCGCGAGGGCTACGACGCGATCATCACCGCGTGCGAGTCGCTCGGCGAGGGCTCCAAGCCGATGGACCACGTCAAGAACTACGGCGCCGGCATCGACGACCGCCTGACGGGCCTGCACGAGACCGCCCCGTGGAACGAGTACAGCTACGGCGTCTCCGACCGCGGCGCCTCGGTCCGCATCCCGTGGCAGGTCGAGAAGGACGGCAAGGGCTACATCGAGGACCGCCGTCCGAACGCGAACGTCGACCCGTACGTCGTGACGCGTCTCATCGTCGACACCTGCTGCACCGCCCTGGAGAAGGCCGGCCAGGTCTGA
- a CDS encoding winged helix DNA-binding domain-containing protein: MTGKPRHIGVAERRARLGLRQRLVRAARAATAEEVADSLVALHGTDPATVYLAVGARLADAGETVTQVDRALYEDRSLVRMHGMRHTVFVFPTGLAAVVHASTGLDIAAKARAGLVKDLATGSDGRLTEEWLDEIEASALAALARRGQATVNELTRDEPRLKEQFVYGAGKSYESPQTVSSRLMRVLGVEGRVVRGRPLGSWTSSQFRWAVAPPHPHLPPAEARSELLSRWLTACGPATEADLKWWTGWKVTDVRRTLTAIGAVAVSLDGGDTGYVAAGDEGPVDGLSAPWAALLPGLDPTPMSRQERDWYLDPSLRAALFDRSGNVGPTVWWDGRVVGGWAQRPDGEVVWRLLDTGGVGREARDAIAAEAGRLQSWIGPTRVTPRFRTPLEKELSTE; the protein is encoded by the coding sequence GTGACGGGGAAGCCGCGGCACATCGGGGTGGCGGAGCGGCGGGCACGGCTCGGGCTGCGGCAGCGGCTCGTGCGGGCCGCGCGGGCGGCGACAGCCGAGGAGGTCGCGGATTCGCTGGTCGCGCTGCACGGCACCGACCCGGCGACGGTGTACCTCGCGGTGGGGGCCCGTCTCGCGGACGCCGGGGAGACCGTGACTCAGGTCGACCGGGCACTGTACGAGGACAGGTCACTCGTACGGATGCACGGCATGCGGCACACCGTGTTCGTGTTCCCCACCGGCCTGGCCGCCGTCGTGCATGCCTCGACGGGGCTCGACATCGCCGCGAAGGCCCGTGCCGGACTCGTCAAGGACCTCGCCACCGGGAGCGACGGGCGGCTGACCGAGGAGTGGCTCGACGAGATCGAGGCGTCCGCACTCGCCGCGCTGGCCCGGCGCGGGCAGGCGACGGTGAACGAACTCACCCGGGACGAACCGCGGTTGAAGGAGCAGTTCGTCTACGGGGCCGGGAAGAGTTACGAGAGTCCGCAGACCGTGTCGTCCCGGCTGATGCGGGTGCTGGGCGTCGAGGGCCGGGTGGTGCGGGGGCGCCCGCTCGGCTCGTGGACGTCGAGCCAGTTCCGCTGGGCGGTCGCGCCGCCCCATCCGCACCTCCCGCCGGCCGAGGCCCGGTCCGAGCTGCTGAGCCGGTGGCTGACGGCGTGCGGGCCCGCCACGGAGGCGGACCTGAAGTGGTGGACGGGCTGGAAGGTCACCGACGTACGGCGGACGCTGACCGCGATCGGGGCGGTGGCCGTCTCGCTCGACGGCGGGGATACGGGGTACGTGGCGGCGGGCGACGAGGGTCCGGTGGACGGGCTGTCCGCACCCTGGGCGGCCCTGCTGCCCGGCCTCGATCCGACGCCGATGAGCCGGCAGGAGCGGGACTGGTATCTCGACCCGTCCCTGCGGGCCGCCCTCTTCGACCGCAGCGGCAATGTCGGGCCGACGGTGTGGTGGGACGGCCGGGTGGTCGGGGGGTGGGCGCAGCGGCCCGACGGTGAGGTGGTCTGGCGGCTGCTGGACACCGGGGGTGTCGGCCGTGAGGCGCGGGACGCGATCGCGGCGGAGGCCGGACGTCTTCAGTCGTGGATCGGCCCGACCCGGGTCACCCCACGCTTCCGGACCCCCCTGGAGAAGGAACTGTCGACGGAGTGA
- a CDS encoding DUF2252 domain-containing protein, which yields MLRNSVTATSADRTARGRAARKRVSRSAHGTWIPAADRPDPVGVLQKQGRDRLPELLPIRYARMSASPLAFLRGAAAVMAADLAAQPNTGLTVQLCGDAHLLNFGLYASPERSLLFDLNDFDETFPGPFEWDVKRLAASVAVAARENGHKEEHVFGAARAAAGQYREVMRRLARQGELTVWYQHIDADLLLPLVRSGRRRRRAEATLTRARRRTSLQALGKLTETVEGRRRIVHDPPLLEPVGSLDKASLRKIFSDYRSTLPEERRLLLDRYRFVDAARKVVGVGSVGTRCFIVLLAGRDADDPLFLQIKQAGPSVLEDHLPGGPYVHPGRRVVAGQRLMQAAGDIFLGWTTGPEGRAFYWRQLHDMKGAADIAGMSPGELRAYARLCGTALARAHARSGDRVAISAYLGGADTFDRAVADFALRYTDRNATDHAALGAAVIAGVVPAAPGV from the coding sequence GTGCTCCGCAACAGCGTCACGGCCACCTCGGCGGACCGGACCGCCCGGGGCCGGGCCGCCCGCAAGCGGGTCTCCCGTTCCGCGCACGGCACCTGGATCCCCGCCGCCGACCGCCCGGACCCGGTCGGAGTCCTGCAGAAGCAGGGCAGGGACCGGCTTCCGGAGCTCCTGCCGATCCGGTACGCGCGGATGTCGGCGTCACCGCTCGCGTTCCTGCGCGGGGCCGCGGCCGTCATGGCGGCCGACCTGGCCGCCCAGCCGAACACCGGGCTCACCGTCCAACTGTGCGGCGACGCACACCTGTTGAACTTCGGCCTGTACGCCTCCCCGGAGCGCTCCCTGCTCTTCGACCTCAACGACTTCGACGAGACCTTCCCCGGCCCCTTCGAGTGGGACGTCAAAAGGCTCGCGGCCAGCGTCGCGGTCGCGGCCCGCGAGAACGGGCACAAGGAGGAGCACGTGTTCGGCGCGGCACGAGCGGCCGCCGGGCAGTACCGGGAGGTCATGCGACGGCTGGCCCGGCAGGGCGAACTGACCGTCTGGTACCAGCACATCGACGCCGATCTGCTGCTCCCCCTGGTCCGCTCCGGACGCAGGCGCCGGCGCGCCGAGGCGACCCTCACCCGCGCCCGCCGCCGCACCAGCCTGCAGGCGCTCGGCAAACTCACCGAGACCGTCGAGGGGCGCCGCCGCATCGTCCACGACCCGCCCCTGCTGGAACCGGTCGGATCCCTGGACAAGGCCTCGCTCCGCAAGATCTTCAGCGACTACCGCTCCACGCTCCCCGAGGAACGCCGCCTGCTCCTCGACCGCTACCGGTTCGTCGACGCGGCCCGCAAGGTCGTCGGCGTGGGCAGCGTCGGCACCCGCTGCTTCATCGTGCTGCTCGCCGGGCGCGACGCCGACGACCCGCTGTTCCTGCAGATCAAGCAGGCCGGACCGTCCGTACTCGAAGACCATCTCCCCGGCGGCCCGTACGTCCATCCCGGCCGCCGGGTCGTCGCGGGGCAGCGGCTGATGCAGGCCGCCGGCGACATCTTCCTGGGCTGGACCACCGGCCCCGAGGGGCGGGCGTTCTACTGGCGCCAACTGCACGACATGAAGGGGGCCGCCGACATCGCCGGCATGAGTCCGGGCGAACTGCGCGCCTACGCCCGGCTCTGCGGCACCGCCCTGGCCCGCGCGCACGCCCGCTCCGGCGACCGCGTCGCGATCTCCGCCTACCTCGGCGGCGCCGACACGTTCGACCGGGCCGTCGCGGACTTCGCGCTGCGCTACACGGACCGCAACGCCACCGACCACGCGGCGCTCGGCGCGGCGGTGATCGCCGGAGTGGTCCCGGCGGCCCCGGGTGTGTGA
- a CDS encoding DUF1996 domain-containing protein, giving the protein MGRNIRKRRSPLAVRAVAASAALAIGGGGLVWANFYASAHESNSAHNTTKAATAQVATITCPDVGQKLTSVPNQARGQVDGELATLDQQITAAYQRLATTRDAQTRDASFVQNSILGPLKNNRSVIIDRIKLEISRVGGKVPGWLDGLSTCTGQPADQTNAGGQNNGGGAAASPSASATAGAGAGAGAGASASASASAPAGGAAAGNGGQGGNGPLATDFVDITKVQPNVAAKARTGAAGSSGMFTTACGVNANKKFNTDNVIVAPGVTNGAHHLHDYVGNQSNDAFATNDTLAAAQTTCANQGDKSTYYWPVVRIQNGTQDFDQNNLGGGKEGNVGQIQQVKQAQIKFVGSPTSKVVAMPKFLRIITGDAKTTTNGLGNANAHWSCTGFENKVQLTQQYPICPRGSTVVRTFAFQSCWDGVNADSANHRTHVAFADAQGNCANGFKAIPQLTMRLVYNFRAPTLTNGQIKNAYAVDGFPEQLHKPATDHDDFINVFDDALMTKMVTCINSGKRCR; this is encoded by the coding sequence ATGGGACGCAACATTCGAAAACGCCGTTCGCCGCTGGCGGTTCGCGCCGTTGCCGCGTCGGCAGCGCTCGCGATCGGTGGGGGTGGGCTGGTCTGGGCGAATTTCTACGCCTCGGCGCACGAGAGCAACTCGGCTCACAACACCACCAAGGCCGCCACCGCACAGGTCGCGACCATCACCTGTCCGGACGTCGGTCAGAAGCTGACCAGCGTTCCGAACCAGGCGCGGGGCCAGGTCGACGGAGAGCTGGCGACGCTCGACCAGCAGATCACCGCCGCCTACCAGCGGCTCGCCACCACCAGGGACGCGCAGACGAGGGACGCGAGCTTCGTCCAGAACTCCATCCTCGGCCCGCTGAAGAACAACCGCTCGGTGATCATCGACCGGATCAAGCTGGAGATCAGCCGCGTCGGCGGAAAGGTTCCCGGCTGGCTCGACGGTCTCTCCACCTGCACGGGGCAGCCCGCTGACCAGACGAACGCCGGCGGACAGAACAACGGCGGCGGCGCCGCCGCCAGCCCGTCCGCGAGTGCCACAGCCGGTGCGGGCGCAGGCGCCGGTGCCGGTGCGTCCGCGAGTGCCAGTGCCAGCGCCCCTGCCGGTGGTGCGGCGGCGGGCAACGGCGGGCAGGGCGGAAACGGCCCGCTGGCGACGGACTTCGTCGACATCACGAAGGTCCAGCCGAACGTCGCCGCCAAGGCCAGGACCGGGGCGGCCGGTTCGTCCGGCATGTTCACGACGGCCTGCGGTGTCAACGCGAACAAGAAGTTCAACACGGACAACGTGATCGTGGCGCCCGGTGTCACCAATGGTGCGCACCACCTGCACGACTACGTCGGCAACCAGTCGAACGACGCCTTCGCCACCAACGACACGCTCGCGGCGGCCCAGACGACCTGCGCCAATCAGGGCGACAAGTCGACGTACTACTGGCCGGTCGTGCGTATCCAGAACGGTACGCAGGACTTCGACCAGAACAACCTGGGCGGCGGCAAGGAAGGCAACGTCGGCCAGATCCAGCAGGTGAAGCAGGCGCAGATCAAGTTCGTCGGCAGCCCGACCAGCAAGGTCGTCGCGATGCCGAAGTTCCTGCGCATCATCACCGGTGACGCCAAGACCACGACCAACGGTCTCGGCAACGCCAACGCGCACTGGAGCTGCACCGGCTTCGAGAACAAGGTGCAGCTGACGCAGCAGTACCCGATCTGCCCGCGGGGCAGCACCGTGGTCCGCACCTTCGCCTTCCAGAGCTGCTGGGACGGGGTGAACGCCGACAGCGCGAACCACCGCACGCACGTGGCCTTCGCCGACGCCCAGGGCAACTGCGCCAACGGGTTCAAGGCGATCCCGCAGCTGACGATGCGCCTGGTCTACAACTTCCGGGCCCCGACCCTCACCAACGGGCAGATCAAGAACGCCTACGCGGTGGACGGATTCCCGGAGCAGCTTCACAAGCCGGCTACCGACCACGACGACTTCATCAACGTCTTCGACGACGCCCTGATGACCAAGATGGTCACCTGCATCAACAGCGGCAAGCGTTGTAGGTAG
- a CDS encoding DUF6891 domain-containing protein, giving the protein MEIDETLAVKAETENGQTHTRIPASALRALVERIGGRGDRFLVVQRIPDVPDVFAQVWHEDDGDGGGDYRLEHRRGEEEFSGTDLTDRERVADLLTGWALSREGWDAGVDWEPVDLGPREEVPELPDEVREKVEERVRLSLRCGYDSRRMLAETAEDFLVTGKERPVSKAQARRLTDRLWRERLAEQETWEGVTDPERLTLAFEALEENGITAREHFTCCHGCGTAEIGAEREDARGFVFFHRQVTEFAAEGHGLSLHYGGFDGSARTTTDIGHEVVSALAGAGLSATWGGDPDKAIEVKPLIWRKRLTG; this is encoded by the coding sequence ATGGAGATCGACGAGACCCTGGCCGTCAAGGCCGAGACGGAGAACGGGCAGACGCACACCCGGATCCCGGCGTCAGCCCTGCGCGCGCTGGTGGAGCGGATCGGCGGCCGGGGCGACCGGTTCCTGGTCGTGCAGCGGATACCCGACGTCCCTGACGTGTTCGCCCAGGTCTGGCACGAGGACGACGGGGACGGGGGCGGTGACTACCGGCTGGAACACCGGCGCGGCGAGGAGGAGTTCTCCGGTACGGACCTCACGGACCGGGAACGGGTGGCGGACCTCCTGACCGGCTGGGCGCTCAGCCGCGAGGGCTGGGACGCGGGCGTGGACTGGGAGCCGGTGGACCTCGGGCCGCGCGAGGAGGTGCCCGAACTGCCGGACGAGGTGCGCGAGAAGGTCGAGGAGCGGGTGCGGCTGTCGCTGCGCTGCGGCTACGACTCCCGCAGGATGTTGGCGGAGACCGCCGAGGACTTCCTGGTCACGGGGAAGGAGCGGCCGGTGTCGAAGGCGCAGGCCCGGCGGTTGACGGACCGGCTGTGGCGGGAACGGCTGGCCGAGCAGGAGACCTGGGAGGGGGTCACCGACCCCGAGCGGCTGACGCTCGCCTTCGAGGCCCTGGAGGAAAACGGCATCACGGCCCGCGAGCACTTCACCTGCTGCCACGGCTGCGGCACGGCGGAGATCGGCGCCGAGCGGGAGGACGCGCGCGGTTTCGTCTTCTTCCACCGGCAGGTCACGGAATTCGCCGCCGAGGGGCACGGACTGAGCCTGCACTACGGCGGGTTCGACGGCTCGGCGCGGACCACGACGGACATCGGACACGAGGTCGTCTCCGCCCTCGCCGGCGCCGGACTGTCCGCGACCTGGGGCGGCGATCCGGACAAGGCGATCGAGGTGAAACCCCTGATCTGGCGCAAACGCCTCACGGGTTGA
- a CDS encoding tetratricopeptide repeat protein gives MNEDWEERTAAAWAGFDDYEEERAADFRAVIDALVAELPADSPLGPFEQACAWDSTGHSDKAVPLYREALARGLSGYKGRRARIQLSSSLRNIGQADEGVKLLTPELVAPSDELDDAVRACLALCLADLGREREGLALVIGALAPHLPRYQRSMANYARLLVEPGGSGD, from the coding sequence GTGAACGAAGACTGGGAAGAGCGTACGGCGGCGGCCTGGGCCGGCTTCGACGACTACGAGGAAGAGCGGGCGGCGGACTTCCGGGCGGTGATCGACGCGCTGGTCGCCGAGCTGCCCGCGGACAGCCCCCTCGGCCCCTTCGAGCAGGCCTGTGCCTGGGACTCGACGGGCCATTCCGACAAGGCCGTGCCGCTGTACCGGGAGGCGCTGGCCCGCGGTTTGAGCGGCTACAAGGGCCGGCGCGCGAGGATCCAGCTCTCCAGTTCGCTGCGCAACATCGGACAGGCGGACGAGGGCGTCAAACTCCTCACGCCCGAACTGGTAGCGCCGTCCGACGAGCTGGACGACGCGGTGCGGGCCTGTCTGGCGCTCTGCCTCGCCGACCTCGGACGCGAACGCGAGGGCCTGGCTCTGGTGATCGGCGCCCTGGCCCCCCATCTGCCGCGCTACCAGCGGTCGATGGCGAACTACGCGCGTCTGCTCGTGGAGCCCGGGGGCTCCGGGGACTGA
- a CDS encoding FxLYD domain-containing protein — protein sequence MHQRNGIRGPVRLILAAFVVAALATQLTACSDDSSPSGTASKAASAASRAASAVSQAASAATQAGDALASATAEAGRRFDDFKNGVDAKDEVKLDGSASADSDGRATVELTVTNPTSSAKSYVVQVDFRDQSGNLLDTTVVTVNDVAGGASKNATARSNRSLTGDVKTGVARAVRH from the coding sequence ATGCATCAGAGGAACGGCATACGAGGACCGGTCCGACTGATCCTGGCCGCGTTCGTGGTGGCGGCCCTGGCCACGCAACTGACCGCCTGCTCGGACGACAGCAGCCCTTCCGGCACCGCCTCCAAGGCCGCGTCCGCCGCTTCCCGGGCGGCCTCCGCCGTCTCGCAGGCCGCGTCCGCCGCCACCCAGGCGGGTGATGCCCTCGCCTCCGCGACCGCCGAGGCCGGCCGCAGGTTCGACGACTTCAAGAACGGCGTGGACGCCAAGGACGAGGTGAAGCTCGACGGGAGCGCGAGCGCCGACTCCGACGGCCGCGCCACGGTCGAGCTGACCGTCACCAACCCCACCTCCTCGGCGAAGTCGTACGTCGTCCAGGTCGACTTCCGCGACCAGAGCGGCAACCTCCTCGACACGACGGTCGTGACGGTGAACGACGTCGCCGGGGGCGCCTCCAAGAACGCCACCGCCCGCAGCAACCGTTCCCTCACCGGCGACGTGAAGACCGGCGTGGCCCGCGCCGTAAGGCACTGA
- a CDS encoding arsenate reductase family protein codes for MEIWINPACSKCRSAISLLDAEGAEYTVRRYLEDVPGEDEIRAVLDRLGLEPWDITRTQEADAKELGLKEWARDAGSRDRWIKALSEHPKLIQRPIITAADGTALVGRTEEAVRDALSR; via the coding sequence ATGGAGATCTGGATCAATCCGGCCTGTTCGAAGTGCCGCAGCGCGATCAGCCTGCTCGACGCGGAGGGGGCCGAATACACCGTCCGCCGCTACCTGGAGGACGTGCCCGGCGAGGACGAGATCCGGGCAGTCCTCGACCGTCTCGGCCTCGAACCGTGGGACATCACGCGCACCCAGGAGGCCGACGCCAAGGAGCTGGGGCTCAAGGAGTGGGCGCGGGACGCCGGTTCACGGGACCGGTGGATCAAGGCGCTGTCCGAGCACCCCAAGCTCATCCAGCGGCCGATCATCACCGCCGCCGACGGGACGGCGCTGGTGGGCCGCACGGAAGAAGCGGTACGGGACGCCCTCTCCCGGTAG